From a single Thermothielavioides terrestris NRRL 8126 chromosome 1, complete sequence genomic region:
- a CDS encoding uncharacterized protein (Contains conserved domain PRK02173[PRK02173], DNA-directed RNA polymerase subunit beta): MPDDCFESFDFRDDESGYPENPPPPKTVSPPLYLGGHFSCSETVQPAQLSNLWTPELPMEHCYPGGQPLDGTAPPDFQFSPGFAARASPQGSISNVAALPPIQPHAISDSLVAAEPNRLAMSEYCSPRRSRGASHGKKRAVGLSVLRAKWQVPRNPTDEAVAKCDSHGPGRSTNRGRMAVPQADMVKRKAEDRAPNPSAFDSTDSELSRGSTTSVSSRSTDSGYGSAFESPPFWPSSRTPDSLVAAVPPASKNILCETIEKAGAWTEPETSIELPSRPKPLPSNHDRSESVSGIGHTTTASDGSSTTCISQPTPNGDFSCGHRGVNASTHSSKNTADATTMDIEPECDAAMAPGSEEAGQSAESGLSYAEDLEGGRLADAEPNETDGLETEDEDMDAQELSRSPTPWPESWYEGGSELGLERFAGSILEACFRRRAEAYGDDASTTQCPMDGDTGRRDPPTSGAWSTTGQASHSGAPGSGNCPAKRPRSGGSGDDDGGEDSRSPKRRDVMGPPGKDISCKKSYACPYQKRFPGESPLCGRPHGSKTEFGWDSVSRVKLVPSSPLPDHHCPNCWKAYKKVDDAKRCQETRKCIKRQSPPKLWLSASETAQLKAERVANQSDNAWYRIFGILFPDIPEHGPDGYRAKYTPYYVWSPCRTPMSNQYSNFPNGPSPDFSPDSMWTPSSGGNLPTSTPLDGNGGGASPGEIAQRADRMLTPGPSPLQEPQQERGSQASPRPVHTAAGEGQAPVDNIAVSNPPAIAPPPSTTTLQAIDISLPELPDAPPSSILDLDNLLFGEQDFDFSLPLADPVPDPATHPDPDPDPAPAPNFAATAAPAAGSLPTPASHAEPDQLPTPTAALPDQSSPPTLTVCTCFTTPQPQQQQQQQQQPQQQQPPQRQRCVCRLQRHNADLRDENKRLRGENERLRAALEALRGALDRQFEVLQDVDDQGLVPADVMERLWDCQDRMRGSLPC; this comes from the exons ATGCCGGACGACTGTTTCGAGTCTTTCGACTTTCGAGACGATGAATCCGGATATCCAG AAAAccctccgccgcccaagacGGTGTCTCCTCCCTTGTATTTGGGAGGGCATTTCTCATGCTCAGAAACGGTCCAGCCTGCGCAACTCAGCAATCTGTGGACGCCAGAACTGCCGATGGAGCACTGCTACCC GGGAGGACAGCCTCTCGATGGCACCGCGCCTCCAGACTTTCAGTTCAGCCCGGGATTTGCAGCACGGGCGTCACCTCAGGGTTCGATCAGCAACGTTGCCGCTCTCCCTCCGATACAGCCTCACGCAATCTCTGACTCTCTCGTTGCTGCAGAGCCCAACCGGCTAGCCATGAGCGAGTATTGCTCTCCCCGACGATCACGTGGGGCATCCCACGGCAAGAAACGGGCCGTCGGTTTGTCTGTGCTGAGGGCGAAATGGCAGGTCCCCAGGAATCCCACAGACGAAGCCGTAGCCAAATGCGACTCCCACGGTCCAGGCAGGTCGACCAACCGCGGCCGCATGGCCGTCCCCCAAGCAGACATGGTGAAGCGCAAGGCGGAGGACAGGGCCCCGAATCCCTCCGCTTTCGATTCCACGGATTCCGAGCTCTCTCGGGGGAGCACGACGAGCGTTTCCAGCAGAAGTACTGACAGCGGATACGGCTCCGCCTTTGAGTCTCCTCCGTTCTGGCCCTCCAGCCGCACTCCGGACTCGCTCGTTGCCGCCGTGCCTCCTGCATCGAAAAATATTTTGTGCGAGACCATCGAAAAAGCAGGCGCATGGACGGAGCCTGAGACGTCGATCGAGCTTCCGTCTCGACCGAAACCTTTGCCATCCAATCATGACCGGAGCGAATCGGTCAGCGGTATAGGTCACACCACGACGGCAAGTGATGGGTCCTCGACCACGTGCATTTCGCAGCCAACTCCCAACGGGGATTTTTCgtgtgggcaccggggcgTAAATGCTTCGACACACTCTTCGAAAAACACGGCAGACGCCACAACGATGGATATCGAACCGGAGTGCGACGCCGCCATGGCTCCTGGCTCTGAAGAGGCAGGTCAGTCTGCCGAGTCGGGGCTCTCGTACGCTGAAGACCTTGAGGGCGGCCGTCTTGCGGATGCTGAACCGAACGAGACGGATGGCTTAGAAACCGAGGATGAGGACATGGATGCGCAAGAGCTTTCCAGATCTCCCACTCCTTGGCCGGAAAGCTGGTACGAAGGGGGAAGTGAACTTGGGCTCGAGCGGTTCGCTGGCAGCATTTTGGAAGCGTGCTTTCGTCGCCGAGCCGAGGCCTATGGTGACGATGCCAGCACCACGCAGTGTCCCATGGACGGTGACactggccgccgagatccACCAACAAGCGGAGCATGGTCAACGACCGGTCAGGCATCGCACTCTGGAGCCCCAGGCTCGGGCAACTGCCCAGCGAAACGGCCTCGAAGCGGTGGCTCTGGTGATGACGACGGTGGCGAGGATTCGCGGTCCCCGAAGAGGCGAGATGTCATGGGACCACCAGGCAAAGATATCAGCTGCAAGAAGTCCTACGCCTGCCCTTACCAAAAGCGCTTTCCCGGCGAGAGCCCGCTCTGTGGAAGGCCGCATGGGTCGAAAACGGAATTCGGCTGGGATAGCGTCTCGCGGGTGAAGTTGGTTCCATCGAGCCCCCTGCCTG ACCACCACTGCCCAAACTGCTGGAAAGCGTACAAGAAGGTTGACGACGCTAAGAGGTGTCAGGAAACTAGGAAGTGCATCAAGCGGCAAAGTCCCCCGAAGCTTTGGTTGTCGGCGTCCGAGACCGCGCAGCTCAAGGCGGAGCGGGTTGCCAACCAAAGCGACAACGCCTGGTATCGGATATTCGGCATTCTGTTCCCAGATATACCAGAGCACGGACCGGATGGCTACAGGGCCAAGTACACGCCAT ACTATGTCTGGTCGCCGTGCCGCACGCCCATGTCCAATCAATATTCGAATTTTCCCAACGGGCCAAGCCCCGACTTCAGCCCTGACAGCATGTGGACTCCCAGTTCGGGGGGCAACCTGCCAACTTCCACGCCCCTGGACGGGAACGGAGGCGGTGCCAGTCCGGGAGAAATAGCGCAGCGGGCTGACCGCATGCTAACCCCGGGCCCTTCGCCGCTCCAAGAGCCACAGCAAGAGCGCGGGAGCCAGGCAAGCCCTCGGCCCGTACACACCGCAGCTGGGGAGGGGCAGGCCCCAGTTGACAACATCGCTGTCTCTAATCCGCCCGCCATCGCCCCTCCGCCCAGCACCACGACGCTGCAGGCAATAGACATATCCCTGCCGGAGCTGCCGGACGCGCCCCCCAGCTCCATCCTAGACTTGGACAACCTCCTGTTCGGCGAGCAGGATTTCGACTTCAGCCTCCCCCTCGCCGACCCGGTCCCAGACCCGGCCACACACCCCGATCCCGATCCCGATCCTGCTCCGGCTCCCAATTTCGCAGCCACAGCCGCACCAGCCGCCGGATCACTGCCCACCCCAGCTTCCCACGCCGAACCCGACCAGCTCCCCACCCCGACCGCCGCCCTGCCCGACCAATCGTCCCCGCCGACCTTGACCGTGTGCACCTGCTTCACGACCCCGCAAccgcaacagcagcagcagcagcagcagcaaccgcagcagcagcagccgccccagcggcagcggtgcGTCTgccggctgcagcggcacAACGCGGACCTGCGGGACGAGAACAAGCGGCTGCGGGGCGAGAACGagcggctgcgggcggcgctggaggcgctgcgcggcgcgctggacCGGCAGTTCGAGGTGCTGCAGGACGTCGACGACCAGGGCCTGGTGCCGGCCGACGTGATGGAGCGGCTTTGGGACTGTCAGGATCGGATGCGGGGGTCGCTGCCCTGTTAA